A genome region from Anastrepha obliqua isolate idAnaObli1 chromosome 4, idAnaObli1_1.0, whole genome shotgun sequence includes the following:
- the LOC129244861 gene encoding protein transport protein Sec61 subunit beta translates to MPAPASSTSVGSGSRSPTKMSAPRSAGAGGSNLKQRKTTSSTTAARSRTTGAGTGGMWRFYTDDSPGIKVGPVPVLVMSLLFIASVFMLHIWGKYNRS, encoded by the exons atg CCTGCACCAGCCAGTTCAACGTCCGTGGGCAGTGGCTCACGTTCGCCAACGAAAATGTCGGCGCCCCGCAGCGCTGGCGCTGGAGGTAGCAACCTGAAGCAGCGTAAGACCACAAGTAGCACCACAGCGGCCAGAAGCCGCACCACTGGTGCTGGTACCGGTGGTATGTGGCGTTTCTACACCGACGACTCTCCCGGCattaaagt TGGTCCTGTGCCCGTGCTAGTGATGTCTCTGCTATTTATCGCCTCCGTATTCATGCTGCACATTTGGGGCAAATACAACCGTTCTTAA
- the LOC129243760 gene encoding uncharacterized protein LOC129243760: METVGAGATASVADMVRNFGKVDNVTSNASLERCSNIRKLLEEQHRKWWRNQLHGQQEWWADEDSYNLTAFNQINGIWPLGHPLPLPDWVAACDDEHTKGTLHFDSVWEYEDLNAIIETKLHRMLEETHYDTINLFVDFYRAFKRTRRSDLKSFFQFYDLPINRRHHMCVSLAMEIMTRIIEIFPVLQHYLYLVSCEEQVMSQSDYIESTDEVGGLNSPHANVEKEHAMVAMKITIAGREGVMILDPGYHIGRAVTVMSDQMYPHTGWFTQSKETHLQRDYCYNYCLHSNKYVEWMERETRGDEQSFKSSLIYIEQPYVTAIDVTVRRNLVYNFRSLLSRDAKGRVFAGIYLPVVPNSNESHFTIFYDGPNDQRIKVKFMFNVFKNPTKVPDNVQQHLNKVAPQLNMNAKELTDLCKSLAEVVNDQDFVRQLLGINEDIGIMSAEN; this comes from the exons ATGGAAACAGTTGGAGCCGGTGCCACTGCATCTGTCGCCGATATGGTTCGAAACTTTGGCAAAGTGGATAATGTGACATCCAATGCATCATTGGAACGCTGCTCCAATATACGTAAACTACTTGAGGAGCAGCACCGCAAATGGTGGCGCAATCAACTGCACGGCCAACAGGAGTGGTGGGCCGATGAGGATAGCTACAATTTAACTGCATTCAATCAAATCAACGGAATCTGGCCCCTGGGACATCCGCTACCGCTACCCGATTGGGTGGCGGCTTGCGATGACGAACACACCAAAGGCACACTGCACTTCGATTCGGTTTGGGAATATGAAGATCTAAATGCCATTATTGAGACCAAATTACATCGTATGCTCGAGGAGACACATTACGATACCATCAATTTATTCGTGGACTTTTACCGCGCCTTCAAACGTACGCGCCGTTCAGATCTGAAATCATTCTTCCAGTTCTACGATTTACCTATCAACAGGCGTCATCATATGTGCGTCTCATTGGCTATGGAAATAATGACACGCATCATCGAGATATTTCCAGTATTGCAACATTATCTGTATCTGGTTTCGTGCGAGGAACAAGTCATGTCCCAGAGTGATTATATTGAAAGCACTGATGAAGTGGGTGGATTGAACTCTCCACATGCCAACGTGGAAAAAGAGCACGCCATGGTGGCTATGAAGATTACAATTGCTGGGCGTGAGGGTGTAATGATTTTGGATCCAGGTTATCACATTGGGCGTGCCGTAACAGTGATGTCGGACCAAATGTATCCGCACACTG GTTGGTTCACACAATCGAAAGAGACGCATCTGCAGCGTGACTATTGTTACAACTATTGTCTGCATAGCAACAAGTACGTGGAATGGATGGAACGTGAGACACGTGGCGATGAACAATCCTTCAAGTCATCACTCATCTATATCGAACAGCCCTACGTGACTGCTATAGATGTGACAGTGCGTCGTAATTTAGTGTACAACTTCCGCTCGCTACTGTCACGTGACGCTAAGGGACGCGTCTTTGCGGGTATTTATCTGCCGGTTGTGCCAAATAGCAATGAGTCGCATTTCACCATATTCTACGACGGGCCGAATGATCAACGCATAAAAGTGAAATTCATGTTCAATGTCTTCAAAAACCCAACGAAG gtTCCGGATAATGTGCAACAACATTTGAATAAAGTGGCACCGCAGTTAAATATGAATGCAAAGGAGCTCACTGACCTCTGTAAATCCTTGGCCGAAGTCGTAAATGATCAGGATTTCGTGCGACAGCTGTTAGGTATCAACGAGGATATCGGAATTATGTCAGCCGAAAATTGA